gccaaagaagaagaagggcaggggcaagagggtggtcggcgagtcatcgcagccggctgatgacgaaAGCCcgacacggaggaagtggacggatgtagagaacgtcgcgctgtccaaggtgtgggtgagtgtttgcgatgatcccctcaccttgaacaatcagaggatcgtcaacttgtgggctaaaatagcagcagcctacaagacaTTTTGCccagaggggaggccacgcagcggggaggacTGCCGGAAGgagtgggaccgaatcagggctgcggtctcccgattttctgGCTTGTACATCAACGCCCTCCGCAttcagaccagtggccaaactgacgaggactacaggaggatagcggagaaagccttccctaTGCCcaggctttataaggagttcacctactagaactactatgaggtgctgatggactccgaaaagtttcgggcaggtgtcgatgctagctggccgaagaagcagagactgaactataccggtgattacagcggcagcagcagcgatggttcccacgacctccccgaggatgttcaggagttcccgtcccctcccgcgtttactcgccgcactcgcccggttcgtcaaaggcgggcgcaacgggctcaccaggggtcccaggaggtccagtcggcatccccttGTTGGTAGGTCGACagccgagctcgccttcttcgtGCGTCAACAAACGCTGActcagatgtacaagatcttagctgactggaagacggcaactgaccccgaggagaagagttttcttcactcaatgctcgtgagtatgcgagcCAATTTGAATGCCGCCGCGACAcagttggggggctcagacgcgggctcagatgccgcatatttgggggtcccggatagcggcgacaatggcggcggcgacggtgacgacggcgaggagtgaggcggagaaggggggctcgtgtgtggaggaggagttttttttaaattaatatatttttttaattaatgtactttttaaaattttaatattattattgaaatttcccgtatctgtgtcgtaaatttaattccgtattttgtgtgattgttaattatttgtcttttataattttgtttattgtggctaggctatggctattgcttgtcccgatgatgtggcaggaggagtttttagtgttgatgatgtggcaggtagagtttgtggctaggctatggctgacctatggctgagctatctctattggagatgctctaaaagaATTCTGCCTCTCCGCCTCctttctcaattctcaatctctCCGCTTGCATTCTCAATTCCGGTTTCCACTCTAAATCTCTAACCCTAAAGGCTAAATCTCACGAACTCTAAGCTTCCAACCCGTCGCCTATCTTTGTTCCAGCCCATCGCCTCCAGCCATCCACGCCGCCTTCGGCCGTGCTCCATCCTCATCGTCTTCAAGAGAAGGTAAAAACTCAAACTTATCTATTTTCTTCACAACTCcgttcaaaattaaaatacttcgTTCTTGTGTTTAGGCATTAATGTGTTCTTCAGATGATAAGTATTTGGATCTATTCTTTTAGGAACCATAAATAATTGAAGAATCCACAAACATATGCTGATAAAAGAAGATAAGACACATAAactttgaaatttaaaaatgattatTGCAAGTATTGAAGTTGAATTCATATGCTTAAATTAAGTGttatgatatttaaaaattggaTGCCCCTAATCATCCAGATTTGTTGCTccagatttaattttttttgttattctaATTTTCTCAACATCTCTACTGTTCAGTACCATTTGTTTATACATTCATATATTCTCTGCTTCATTGTTAATGACTTATTCAAAGCTTATGATAAAAACTATGGCCAAAGCTCATCCCGTGGAACATAGATGATTGAAGACTTGGGAATGGATTTACATTGTTAATTTGTTATAATTTGTTGTATATTAATTAGATATCATGAAActctattttttatgttttggcctaaatatttatttttgttggttGATGGATATTATTTATGTTATgattttttgtgttatttttcgGTTTTAAGGTTTTAAGCTTTTTAAAATTgcaaaaattttggtttttttgtTTAGTTCGGTTTTTAAAGTTCGGTGCTTTGATTAGATGCTTtgatttttatcaaaaaaggaaataattaaaCTTAGTTGGGATAtctcaaaaagaaatatgactcaacttagttgggatggagAAAGTGTTAAAATTGATAAGTTAAAAATATAGAGATAAGATTGCAAAAAGTTAAAATACGAGTACTtgataaatttcaaaatttatgataTAATCAATAAAATCACTACTGAAGTTCAGTCCGATACACTCCATTTATGTGTTCTGCAATATCCAAATAGCACAATATTGAGCATCCCTTGTTTcaatattttattgaaaacaCCACAAGAGTTGCATCACATTACCTAAAAAATAGgtgtaatagtaataaataggagCATGATATTTATAGAGGGATTTGTTTTGTGGATCCACTGACTTGTTAAAAACATTTTTCTGTATCATTCACTCAAAGCTCACAAATTCAACAACCCTAATGATCCAAGCATGCTATCAAACTACTTCTCAACAATGCAGTCTCTGTGAACCTCTCTATCTCCCTCTCCCCTCAGAGAACACGCACAAAGGCatacaaaacaaacaacacCCCACAATAAGCAAATGCATTGCAGAGACAACCCCATTTGCACCAACAACCACTTTATATCAATGGAGTCCAACAAAATGGGGCAGGTACAGGAAAAGTGGAAATCTGGTCCGTTGAAAATGAAGCTGGTGGCAGAGATACTTACCGGAAATCTCTTCTACGTTGAGGTGGGAGAGAATGCCACTGTAGGTGACCTCAAGAAAGCAATTGGGAAACAAGAAAACCTACCTGGGGATCGCCTCATTCTGCTGCTCGATGCTTAGGAGCGTTACTCGTTGGATAAAGACGAAGCTTCCCTCAAAGATTGCGGGGTTGAAGATAGCTCCCATATTTACATCTTCTTTCGACCCCAGGACAAAATTGCTGCTTCTCCTTCAACTCCAAAGGACTCTTCTGCCCCCGGTGAACCTTCACAGTCCAGTGGACTTACAAATGGGGATAATACAGATGAGGTCAATGAAGACGAAGCTCCACACCAAGAGAATGCTTCAAATGAGGCAAATGAGCCTTCGGCCTCAGTTCATCCAGAGGAATGAATGTTCAATTTTGGAcagaatataattttaataactAGGAGTCGACTCTATCACACGTTTTTCACAGCTCGTGAAGCTTAATAGTAGCTCCCACAAAATCTACCACTTTACAGGTTAAGTGATACTGATTTAAATTTTAGTCTAAATATGTGTTTGCTGTTCTTATAATAATCTAACCCTAAGTAAAGAATAATGCGACAAATCAAGAGTGTGTACACTAAACAAGAAAACTATGATATATAGAAATTCATATATTCAAAAAACTACATTACATGAAACTAAGAGCTGAAAATGGAGAAAGGTTGAACTGATGTACCATAAGAAAACAGAGTTTGGAAGGAAAATGAGATGTTCCAAATGACATTTCGCAAAACACACTGCTCCAAGAGGACATACTCTGCCGAGACGATCTGTGTACACTAAAATAAATAAGCACCAGAGAGCGGCTTATCATGACTTCAACTCTTCACTGAGATCCATCAGGAAATGGGTCCAGAGCATCTTGTTTGCCATTCAAGTAGAAATCTATAACAGCTTGCATTCTTGGATATTTATCAGGATGGTAATTAACGTGAACGATAACAGGCTTGATTTTTTTCAGAGCAGCATCTTTCCTCACGGTTTTGAAAAGGACCTTACTGTTCATAAAAAGATAGAAATCCATAGTTCTCTTGGAAGCATGAAGCCCAATATAACCAGGATGAGAAGGGAAGAAGAGCTCTTCGTTGAAAACAGCTTGATCCCAAGCATTTTCCCGAGCAAGCCTGCCAGCCACGCGATCTAGCAGCTCAATAGAAGGAACAGTGGGCCTTATATAGAAGAAACCGGAATTATAGACCCATATCCTCATTGTGTGAGCATATCGAGCCCAACCCATAGCAGGCTCATCAAAAACATCATCGAACCCATAAGCAGTCATATTATTGTGACCATCTGACATAGACTCCACATCAGAATCTCTATGCAAATGATCGAACGGATTCTGCATGAATATTATATCTACATCTGAAAGAAGAACACTATAGCCCAGCTGCAGAAATTCCCTCAGTATTCGAAATTTCAGACCTGATACAGCATGATTACCACCACCCTTTCCAATAGCATCCACAGATTCATCTCGATCCCTCTGATACACAGGGACGTCATTTGCCTTGCAGAACTCTAGAATCTCATCATCTAATGCTACCACTAGGTAATTAGGAATCCCGGCTTTCTTAATATTTGTAAACCAAAGTTCAAGCATTGCTTTGACATTTGAATTGGCAAGAGCAACTATAATCTCTTTCCTAACAGCAATCTCAGCCAAGATCTTTGCAAGTCTAGGGTTGACAGTTTCATCAGGAACAACAGTTGGATTTGTCCTTAGACTCTTAACAGTACCAAAGGGCCCAGCCTTATGTGGTTTACTAAGGCCCACAACTTGCTCGTGCGCGTGCTGGTTCCCCTGCTCAGCCAACCGCATCTTTTCATTCAGCTCCCTCACTTGCCTCTTCAACTCGGCATTCTTATCGGATAACCTCCTAATATCTGACTTGAGAAGATCTATTTTTTCGGACGATTCACAAGATGCCGCATCAACCTATGCACCAATCCACACCATAAACAgaattttgataaatttgtatAAGACATAAGAAGATCAATCTATCATTCACTACAGCCTTCTAATATCTGGCTATATCACAATTCACTGCCCTCTACATTCATAAATTTGGTCCAATTCAACAAAAGAGATGCTAGCATACAGAGAAATTAAACAACAAACCCTCAATTTGATCTATTAAAACAAGCAAATGCAGAGAAAGTCAACTTCTCCCAGTCATAAAAACATGATGAATAAGTAGCCAACAAAACCAAAATCGAGCTCATGACCGCATGAGCGGATCCAAGAATTCAATTCagaaggggcaaaaatatatatacaaagaaATTTTTAGAGTTTGAGGGAGGGCATCTATGAAGGAAATTGAAAACTTTGCAAAAAACTGAAGAAGAAAATAgttgagtaaaaaaaatattttgagggGGCATTTGCACCCTACCCTCCTCAAGTGGCTCCGCCGTCCGCATCCAAACATGCATTTCGAGAAGTCACGAATAGAAAAACTTGTTTAAGCACATTCGCATGTAAGCTGAAAGTCCACAGTAAGGCAAATCAATGGCGATAAACGAatagaattgaaaaaaaataatagcaaAAAAAGGTTGTGCACCTCCGAATTAGAATCGGAAACACGGCGGACTTGAATGGGCTGATTTGTGGAGAAGAATCCATGGGGGAACAAAAACGCGAACACGCATCCGACGGCTACTCCAATTCCAATCGCTGCCATAATCCGTGATCCACGCATTGATGACTGCAAATTCTTGTCTCGCCGCCCCAACGCCATTTCGAACTATCTCAATTTCCAGAAGATTTCAAAACAGCATACGGAATTCGACTCATCCTTTAAACAAAAAGCAGAATTAATGATGTCACCCCAACATGATATTTCTCCACATTGCCTTAATAATTACTGAAGATCTAGATTTGGGATTTGGCGTGAGCATTTAACTTTACTCACTGCTTGCtacaatttccttttttttttctccttcttttaGCATTGTACAGTGGTTTTAGAGATTTGTAGAGAGAATAGTTGTGTGTTTCGCATTCCGTCcgttcgaaacactatatatacacgatttgcacctcattttcattcgcactacttattttaacgagttttctttctatcttaatttctgtacaagatcaacaacgcgaaatgagtaacgcgggtggtagtagtggtggtagtggtggggatgctgaggagtacgaacggcaaatgaacgaagagttggaaGCCTATACGTCCAGTAAGATAAACAGGCTTatacaaagggccttgcagccggcggtacctcgacctcggcccgttgtccaccgtcgaGCAGTGATTGaacgggatcacgtagctgcacatcagcggctatatgaagactacttcgcacaggagccgcggtttaacgccaaccttttTAGGCGgtgttttaggatgagcagggccctgtttatgcgtattgttgacgctttggagcatcgatatttgtgtttccgcttcaggcacgatgcggctggcagacccgaccacacacctattcaaaagtgcactgcagcaatcagacagttggcctacggaggcgcggcagacatgtgggtcgagtacctccacatcggtgagacgactgcccttgaatgtatgaagtatttctgtcagggcgtggttgaaatattccgtgatcagtaccttcgaagccctacccccgaagactgccaggagctgatgctgatgcacggggagaaacatgggttcccgggtatgttaggcagcatagattgtatgcattgggagtggaagaactgtcccgctgcctggaaggggttctacacgaccgactacaagggaaagaatcccacgatgatcctcgaggccgtagctgattaccggctgtggatttggcatgcatattttggggtagccgggtcgaacaacgacctcaacgtcctcaactcgtcgccccttttcaacgagcagtgtcaaggcgtcggtccggccatcagttttgtcgccaacggcaaccggcatgatatgggctactacttggcggatgagatataccctaggtggcccgtctttgtgaagacgatcagatgcgcatcagatgaaatgaaggcctactttgcggaacgacAGGAGTCGgtgcgcaaggacgtggaacgcgcatttggtgtgctccagtctcgatgggcggcaattaggggtccaacgcgtttgtggcatgtcgactgcattgctaatataatgtacgcctatattatcatgcacaacatgattgtcgaagatgaaggtgtacaattgactagttgggccaacgacgataatgaagccggtccaagccactgcgtggccgcccccaacgtacgaagcggggtacctcacgatgaagccgaccgcctccaagcacatgccgacatgctgcaagtggatgctcatattcgactaaaaaaggatttaattgaagagttgtgggcgcggaggactgcaagacattagttttttttaattatgtaattttttttaatctatcttttttttaattatgtaatttttttaattaatgtacttttttaaaattaaatattattattgaattttcccgtatttgtgtcgtaaatttaattccgtattttgtgtgagtgttaattatttgttttttataatttgtttattgtggctagcctattgcttgtccagtttttagtgctgatgatgtggcaggaagagtttttagtgctgatgatgtggcaggaggagtttgtggctaggctatggctggcctattgctattggagatgctctaatgttaTTGGTTGACACTCACACGctaaaatctaaaattaaataGGCAATTAGCTTACTCCAAAATCAATcccattttaaatttttgagtAAAAAATACCTATTTTTAAATTTGCACTAACCCTAAAcaaaatttatttcaaattgtatgagtaaaaaaaacataatatagagaatattcttttaagtttgaatTTAGTATAAATAATTAGAGTAAAATCATATATAATAAGACATTTACACTAaaacaaatttgaatttaatataaatagttggagatgctctcaatTTAATCACACGGTCACTTGCTCCACTTCTCAAATTCCCACGACATATTTTTATACCTCTGCACAAGTAATATAATGTCATATCTTGTTATATGATACTTTCTCCGCCTcccaaaaattgaaaaagttgcatatgatacgagttttaatgtgtaacTAATAGAGTAAGAGATAGatatgaaaaagtaagagagggaaaggGGAAATAGTAGTGGAAATAGTGTTACTGAACtgtggggtccacattattagtaggGTATATTGTCTGTAAAGTCATTAGCTGGACTGAGATCGAAAGCGATTTTTCggattggatcaagttatatggaggataactgaaccgaatggatcagttagcaaatgtcgttgccacttgatcaaggcgttcaCGCTCTCGCTCGCTACCAATGtaaatttataactcccaaacttgcacaactttaacagtaaaacggcaagaacggggtcgatcccacagagaaaccggtgtatcaagtgtgtgaatagtgaacagggtttggttgctgccacgctttagtTTGGGAGTTTCTAAGCTACTGGATTTACGCTAGGCAGAATGTAAACTATCTATTTGATCAAGGCGCtgttaactactggatcaagtaaaCGACAGGCTGAAATAAGAACTCAACTACCTAGGCATgctaaaaaaacataaacatgTTGCTTTTCATCACGATTAAACACTGGATAAAGACTAAAAAGCGAAACTGAGCTGGAACAGTAAACAAGAAggtgaaaacaaaacaactacGATTTTTATATTCAAGCTCAAAACAGTATTGTAAAGATGTGGaatacaaaaatatcatttcttTAACTAcgaaattaaactaaactaacaacttcagaaaataagaaagcgaGTAAAGCCGAGAAGGTTCTCGTTTGAAAACTTGGGATAacgccgaacagatattgagtattctgtcgcgctccctttcggtcgctctccccatctctctctctaacagACCATTCTAACTGCGCTAACTGAAGGAAACGAAAACTAAACTGAAAAGACGATCTCCAGAGAGAAAGCTTTTTAATTATGGTGatacatcctctatttataagctcgctgtgacgacctccagctggattaTGATCTCGGAagaggatattcgctcacgctgtgaTCGAGCGTCTCATCGATTGAtacgtgccttccttctagaatgacgtcgctcctcaataacagaatgatgactcagctccgtccttgcgtcttgcgtatcagcacgtgtccccttctagaacgttgtccttgataacataATGATGCTCGCCATCCAGCTCATTAGTCTCACGTGTCCTCCTTCTAGAGACCAGTGGTCCCCGCCTaattgcttgatcacccccTTTGATTAGTTTACCCAATTTTTGTCTTTTTCACCCTTTGTaccagcttgatcagcttggccttgttgccttggtcaagcggcattcctgcacttttaacacttgctttgcgcgataaactgatcaagtagcatacattttatccctaaaccaatgcatgaaataggccttaacAGTCATGAACTTTTAAAATAGTTTAGTTTTCCtgtgaactttaaatgttgcatgaaaaatcatgaactttatcGGACTGTGTAAATTTCCCATATGACCCGACCGATAGATTTCCGACACAATTACTTATCTTACGGGCGCGCTGGAGGCGTACCTTGGCAAAACTTCACTAATTTTGATTATTTCTTTTCTATCTTTGCAATCTCTGACCCTAGACTtatcacaaaatacaagtagAACAAATGAAAACATACAAATTGAATTCGGCATAAAAATCGACATAAATATACAAATCGAATTCCACAAATCGAATTTAACATAAAAGTAGCATTAATTCTACAATTCGAATTGAACCCTAAATTTGTGATTTTCCAAGTCACGTCTCATGCGCGTCACGTAGGATAAGTTTGTGTCAGAAATCTATCGGGTCGGGTCGAATGAGAAATTTACACAATTCGGTAAAGTTCTTGACTTTTCATGCAATATTTAAAGTTCACGGGAAGACCCAAATTATGttgaaagttcatgactttacaTGCAATTTACCCTTATTAGTACTAGTTCAAAACTTTCATTATTTAGACTATGTCTAATTTTAGGAGAAgacctaaaatgaaaatactagtttattttttgggacggatggagtatattgtagtataatttgaaataaaaatacaacacaAAATAAGTAGAATCTATCAAGTTTTAAGTGATCCTCAATGATAGTGTTATccgccatacttcttcaattggCTCACCAGCCagtatttcaaattttcaactaTATATGCGTTTTATGTGCTATTTATAATCTGAACCTAGGTAAAAAATGTTAATTATAATTCAAAAGGCATGATTTGCGTAAAGTTTATGTATGATTTGTTGAGAGTATAACTGAAATTGTGGTGGCTAGatagtactccctccttccAATGCTACTCACACTTATATTTCGGTTCCTCCCAAATGAAGATTTGCTGAGAGTATAACTGAAATTGTGGTAgctaaatagtactccctccttccAATGCTACTCACACTTATATTTCGGTTGCTCCCAAACTACTTGCATTATGTCTATT
This sequence is a window from Salvia splendens isolate huo1 chromosome 5, SspV2, whole genome shotgun sequence. Protein-coding genes within it:
- the LOC121804182 gene encoding uncharacterized protein LOC121804182; protein product: MESNKMGQVQEKWKSGPLKMKLVAEILTGNLFYVEVGENATERYSLDKDEASLKDCGVEDSSHIYIFFRPQDKIAASPSTPKDSSAPGEPSQSSGLTNGDNTDEVNEDEAPHQENASNEANEPSASVHPEE
- the LOC121802482 gene encoding arabinosyltransferase RRA3-like encodes the protein MALGRRDKNLQSSMRGSRIMAAIGIGVAVGCVFAFLFPHGFFSTNQPIQVRRVSDSNSEVDAASCESSEKIDLLKSDIRRLSDKNAELKRQVRELNEKMRLAEQGNQHAHEQVVGLSKPHKAGPFGTVKSLRTNPTVVPDETVNPRLAKILAEIAVRKEIIVALANSNVKAMLELWFTNIKKAGIPNYLVVALDDEILEFCKANDVPVYQRDRDESVDAIGKGGGNHAVSGLKFRILREFLQLGYSVLLSDVDIIFMQNPFDHLHRDSDVESMSDGHNNMTAYGFDDVFDEPAMGWARYAHTMRIWVYNSGFFYIRPTVPSIELLDRVAGRLARENAWDQAVFNEELFFPSHPGYIGLHASKRTMDFYLFMNSKVLFKTVRKDAALKKIKPVIVHVNYHPDKYPRMQAVIDFYLNGKQDALDPFPDGSQ